The region TCAGCGCGCGACATTCGCTCATGAAGCGGTCGATGCCCAGGATCAGCGCCATGCCGGCCACAGGAATCGTCGGCACGACGGCCAGGGTCGCGGCCAGGGTGATGAAGCCGGCGCCCGTGATGCCGGAGGCGCCTTTCGACGTCAGCATCGCCACGCCGAGGATGGTCAGTTCCTGCCAGATGGTCAGTTCCGTGTTGGTGGCTTGCGCCACGAACAGGGCGGCCATGGTCATGTAGATATTGGTGCCGTCCAGGTTGAACGAGTAGCCGGTCGGCACGACCAGGCCGACGACTGGCTTGGAGCAGCCCAGGCGTTCGAGTTTTTTCATCAGGGCCGGCAGGGCCGATTCCGACGAGCTGGTACCGAGCACGATCAGCAGCTCTTCCTTGATGTACAGCAAGAAGCGGCCGATGGAGAAGCCCGTGTACTTGGCGATCAGGCCCAGCACGACGAAGACGAACAGGAAGCAGGTCAGGTAGAACGAGCCCATCAGCTTGGCCAGCGGGATCAGCGAAGCCAGGCCGTATTTGCCGATGGTAAATGCCATCGCGCCGAATGCGCCGATCGGAGCGACTTTCATGATGATGTTGACCATGCCGAAGATGGCATGCGACAGCTCGTCGATCAGCTTGGTGACCGGACGGCCGCGCTCGCCCAGCAGTGACAGCGAGAAGCCGAACAGGATGGCGATCAACAGCACTTGCAGGATGTCGCCCTTGGCGAAGGCGTCAACGAAGGTCTTCGGAATGATGTTCATCACGAAGTCGACCGTCGACATGCCTTCGGCGTGCGTGTATTGCGCGATCGACTTGGCGTCCAGGTGGGCCGGATCGGCGTTGAAACCGGCGCCCGGTTTGAGGATATTGGCGACCAGCAAGCCGATGGCCAGCGCGAAGGTGGAGACCACTTCGAAGTACAGCAGCGCCTTGCCGCCCACTCGGCCGATCTTCTTGACGTCCTGCATGCCGGCGATACCGGAGACCACGGTACAGAAGATCACCGGGGCGATGATCATCTTGATCAGTTTGATAAAGCCGTCGCCCAGCGGTTTCATGTCGACGGCGTTCGAAGGGTAGAACACCCCCAGCAGCACGCCGGCCACGATGGCGAACAGCACCTGTACGTACAGGATTTTATAGAATGGTTTTTTCACGAGTGGTCTCCTCTTGCGGGTTGATGCTGCGATCATCCGCCCATTGCCAGGCCGCCTCAATTGTGGATAACCGCAGATATGCATTTTCGCTATATCGGGTATTGCGCCATGGCGACCGTGCCAGTGCTGTGCTGCGGCGCAGCATTTCAGGCGCGCGCTTGGAGCATTGCCCGCGCTGCGCTACACTGCCGTAGCGTCGCGCGCGGGACACCTCCTGGCGGGCAGGAAGCGGTGCTCTTTTTATATCGAATAAGGAATTGGCATGATCGAAGCGAGCATCAAATCCGTGCAATGCATCTCCCCCGCAGGCTTGCATACCATGTCGTACAAGGAGTGGGGCGCGGCCGATAATCCGAACGTGCTCGTCTGCGCCCATGGCGTGACGCGGGTGGCGGACGACTTCGACAACCTGGCGCGCGCCATGGCCAGCGATTACCGCGTGATCTGCCCCGACGTGGTGGGACGCGGGCGCTCGGGCTGGCTGGCCAATCCCCAGTTTTACCGCGTGCCGCAATATGTGAGCGACATGGTGACCCTGCTGGCGCGCGTGCTGGCCAATGGCGAGCGCCAGACGGTGGACTGGTTCGGTACGTCGATGGGCGGCTTGATCGGCCTGGGCCTGGCCTCGTTGCCCAACAGCCCGATCAGCAAACTGGTGCTGAACGATATCGGCCCGACTCTGGCGCCGGAAGCCTTGCAGCGCATCGGCGACTACATCGGCCAGGACTTGCGTTTCGAGA is a window of Janthinobacterium rivuli DNA encoding:
- a CDS encoding dicarboxylate/amino acid:cation symporter, which codes for MIAASTRKRRPLVKKPFYKILYVQVLFAIVAGVLLGVFYPSNAVDMKPLGDGFIKLIKMIIAPVIFCTVVSGIAGMQDVKKIGRVGGKALLYFEVVSTFALAIGLLVANILKPGAGFNADPAHLDAKSIAQYTHAEGMSTVDFVMNIIPKTFVDAFAKGDILQVLLIAILFGFSLSLLGERGRPVTKLIDELSHAIFGMVNIIMKVAPIGAFGAMAFTIGKYGLASLIPLAKLMGSFYLTCFLFVFVVLGLIAKYTGFSIGRFLLYIKEELLIVLGTSSSESALPALMKKLERLGCSKPVVGLVVPTGYSFNLDGTNIYMTMAALFVAQATNTELTIWQELTILGVAMLTSKGASGITGAGFITLAATLAVVPTIPVAGMALILGIDRFMSECRALTNFVGNGVATIVVSKWEKELDMDKLHSELANPTHPTDDAYVAPAVNIVK
- a CDS encoding alpha/beta fold hydrolase, which produces MIEASIKSVQCISPAGLHTMSYKEWGAADNPNVLVCAHGVTRVADDFDNLARAMASDYRVICPDVVGRGRSGWLANPQFYRVPQYVSDMVTLLARVLANGERQTVDWFGTSMGGLIGLGLASLPNSPISKLVLNDIGPTLAPEALQRIGDYIGQDLRFETFEQGARFVRDVSASFGPHTDAEWHKLAVDVLRQDKDGHWRRHYDMGLAMPFRSATPESAASDEAMLWAAYDAVRCPTLLVRGSESDLLSRETAQIMLGRGPKAELVEIAGVGHAPTFVHDDQIAIARKFLLGK